A region of Pseudomonas marginalis DNA encodes the following proteins:
- the infB gene encoding translation initiation factor IF-2, translating to MTQVTVKQLADEVKTPVERLLQQMREAGLPHTAAEEHVSDSEKQSLLTHLKSSHKAKVEEPRKITLQRKTTSTLRVAGSKSISVEVRKKKVFVQRSPEEIEAERKREMDERRAVENAARQKAEEEAKRRAEEEARSQPAAAQSATDAVAAPSAPVETVREAAPVAAAPAPAADARKRDEPRRPDKPRADDNNRRSGGGDGERKNAPHRASVKEKAPAPRVAPRTTDEESDGFRRGGRGKAKLKKRNAHGFQSPTGPVVRDVQIGETITVGDLANQMSVKAAEIIKFMFKLGTPATINQVLDQETAQLVAEELGHKVTLVSDTALEDSLAESLKFEGETFSRAPVVTVMGHVDHGKTSLLDYIRRAKVAAGEAGGITQHIGAYHVETERGMVTFLDTPGHAAFTAMRARGAKATDIVILVVAADDGVMPQTIEAVQHAKAAGVPLVVAVNKIDKPGADLDRIRSELSVHGVTSEEWGGDTPFVSVSAKVGTGVDELLEAVLLQAEVLELKATPSAPGRGVVVESRLDKGRGPVATVLVQDGTLRQGDMVLVGSNYGRVRAMLDENGKPIKEAGPSIPVEILGLDGTPDAGDEMSVLSDEKKAREVALFRQGKFREVKLARAHAGKLENIFENMGQAEKKTLNIVLKSDVRGSLEALNGALNGLGNDEVQVRVVGGGVGGITESDANLALASNAVLFGFNVRADAGARKIVEQEGLDMRYYNVIYDIIEDVKKALTGMLGSDVRENILGVAEVRDVFRSPKFGAIAGCMVIEGTVYRNRPIRVLREDIVIFEGELESLRRFKDDASEVRAGMECGIGVKSYNDVKAGDKIEVYEKVQVARSL from the coding sequence ATGACGCAAGTCACGGTGAAACAACTGGCCGATGAGGTCAAAACACCGGTAGAGCGCCTGTTGCAGCAGATGCGTGAGGCAGGTCTGCCGCACACCGCCGCCGAGGAACATGTGAGCGACAGTGAGAAGCAATCGTTGCTGACTCACTTGAAAAGCAGCCACAAGGCGAAAGTGGAAGAACCGCGCAAGATTACATTGCAGCGCAAAACAACCAGCACCCTGCGGGTGGCTGGTAGCAAGAGCATCAGCGTTGAAGTGCGTAAGAAGAAAGTCTTCGTACAGCGCAGCCCGGAAGAAATCGAAGCCGAGCGCAAACGCGAGATGGACGAACGTCGCGCAGTAGAAAATGCTGCACGCCAGAAGGCTGAAGAAGAAGCCAAGCGTCGCGCCGAAGAAGAAGCGCGTAGCCAGCCTGCTGCTGCGCAATCCGCTACTGACGCAGTCGCTGCACCTAGCGCGCCTGTTGAAACTGTGCGTGAGGCCGCTCCGGTTGCCGCTGCTCCAGCACCTGCTGCTGACGCTCGCAAGCGCGACGAACCTCGTCGTCCGGACAAACCACGTGCCGACGATAACAATCGTCGCAGTGGTGGTGGCGATGGCGAGCGTAAAAACGCTCCGCATCGTGCCTCGGTCAAAGAGAAAGCGCCTGCTCCACGCGTTGCGCCACGCACTACCGACGAAGAAAGCGATGGCTTCCGTCGTGGTGGTCGCGGCAAGGCCAAGCTGAAGAAACGCAACGCCCACGGTTTCCAGAGCCCAACCGGCCCTGTCGTGCGTGATGTGCAGATCGGCGAGACCATCACGGTTGGCGATCTGGCCAATCAGATGTCGGTCAAGGCTGCTGAAATCATCAAGTTCATGTTCAAACTGGGTACTCCAGCGACCATCAACCAGGTGCTTGATCAGGAAACTGCTCAACTGGTAGCCGAAGAACTGGGCCACAAAGTGACCCTGGTCAGCGACACCGCCCTGGAAGACTCCCTGGCCGAGTCCCTGAAGTTTGAAGGCGAGACCTTCTCCCGTGCACCAGTCGTGACCGTAATGGGCCACGTTGACCACGGTAAGACCTCGCTGCTCGACTACATCCGTCGTGCCAAGGTAGCTGCCGGCGAAGCCGGTGGTATCACCCAGCACATCGGTGCATACCACGTTGAAACCGAGCGCGGCATGGTCACCTTCCTTGACACCCCAGGTCACGCCGCGTTTACCGCAATGCGTGCCCGTGGTGCCAAGGCGACCGACATCGTGATCCTGGTAGTTGCAGCGGACGACGGCGTAATGCCGCAGACCATTGAAGCTGTCCAGCACGCCAAGGCCGCTGGTGTTCCACTGGTTGTTGCCGTGAACAAAATCGACAAGCCGGGCGCCGATCTCGATCGCATCCGTAGCGAACTGTCGGTTCACGGTGTGACTTCCGAGGAGTGGGGCGGTGATACGCCGTTCGTTTCGGTTTCGGCGAAAGTCGGTACTGGCGTAGACGAGCTGCTCGAAGCGGTCCTGCTGCAAGCCGAAGTCCTGGAACTCAAAGCAACGCCATCGGCCCCGGGTCGTGGTGTTGTAGTTGAATCGCGTCTCGACAAGGGTCGTGGCCCGGTTGCTACCGTTCTGGTTCAAGACGGTACCCTGCGCCAAGGCGACATGGTGCTGGTCGGTTCGAACTATGGCCGTGTACGTGCCATGCTCGACGAGAACGGCAAGCCAATCAAGGAAGCGGGTCCATCCATCCCTGTCGAGATCCTCGGCCTGGACGGTACCCCGGACGCTGGCGACGAGATGAGCGTGCTGTCGGACGAGAAGAAAGCCCGTGAAGTGGCTCTGTTCCGTCAAGGTAAGTTCCGCGAAGTCAAGCTGGCCCGTGCTCACGCCGGCAAGCTGGAAAACATCTTCGAGAACATGGGCCAGGCAGAGAAGAAGACGCTTAATATCGTCCTCAAATCTGACGTCCGTGGTTCCCTCGAAGCGTTGAACGGCGCCTTGAACGGCCTGGGTAACGACGAAGTGCAAGTGCGTGTTGTGGGTGGCGGTGTCGGTGGTATTACCGAGTCCGACGCCAACCTGGCACTGGCTTCCAACGCTGTACTGTTCGGCTTCAACGTGCGTGCCGATGCTGGCGCTCGCAAGATCGTCGAGCAGGAAGGCCTGGACATGCGTTACTACAACGTCATCTACGACATCATCGAAGACGTCAAGAAGGCCCTCACCGGCATGCTTGGCAGTGACGTCCGGGAGAACATCCTGGGTGTCGCCGAGGTTCGTGACGTGTTCCGCTCGCCGAAATTCGGTGCGATCGCCGGTTGCATGGTTATCGAAGGTACCGTGTACCGTAACCGTCCAATTCGTGTACTGCGTGAAGACATCGTTATCTTCGAAGGCGAGCTGGAATCCCTGCGCCGCTTCAAGGATGACGCTTCCGAAGTGCGTGCCGGCATGGAATGCGGTATTGGCGTCAAGAGCTACAACGACGTCAAGGCTGGCGACAAGATCGAAGTCTACGAGAAGGTTCAGGTTGCTCGCAGCCTCTAA
- the nusA gene encoding transcription termination factor NusA codes for MSKEVLLVVESVSNEKGVPANVIFEALELALATATKKRFEDEVDLRVEINRHTGAYETFRRWTVVEEADLDDPAIETWPSKVAETHPGAQVGDVVEEKIESIEFGRIAAQTAKQVIVQKVREAERAQVVDAYRERLGEIISGTVKKVTRDNVIVDLGNNAEALLAREDIISRETFRVGVRLRALLKEIRTENRGPQLILSRTAPEMLIELFRIEVPEIAEGLIEVMAASRDPGSRAKIAVRSKDKRIDPQGACIGMRGSRVQAVSGELGGERVDIVLWDDNPAQFVINAMSPAEVAAIIVDEDAHAMDIAVGADNLAQAIGRGGQNVRLASQLTGWTLNVMTESDIQAKQQAETGDILRNFIDELEVDEDLAQVLVDEGFTSLEEIAYVPLEEMLNIDGFDEDTVNELRARAKDRLLTKAIATEEKLADAHPAEDLLSLEGMDKDLAMELAVRGVITREDLAEQSIDDLLDIDGIDDDRAGKLIMAARAHWFE; via the coding sequence ATGAGCAAAGAAGTACTGCTGGTTGTTGAGTCGGTATCCAATGAAAAGGGCGTACCGGCAAACGTGATTTTTGAAGCGCTGGAGCTGGCCCTGGCCACTGCTACCAAAAAGCGTTTTGAAGACGAAGTTGATCTGCGTGTGGAAATCAACCGCCACACCGGTGCCTATGAGACTTTCCGTCGCTGGACGGTCGTCGAAGAAGCCGATCTTGATGATCCGGCCATCGAAACCTGGCCAAGCAAGGTTGCTGAAACGCACCCAGGCGCCCAGGTCGGTGATGTCGTTGAAGAAAAGATCGAGTCCATCGAGTTCGGCCGCATTGCTGCACAGACCGCCAAGCAGGTCATTGTGCAGAAGGTTCGCGAAGCCGAGCGCGCTCAAGTCGTTGATGCCTATCGCGAGCGCCTGGGTGAAATCATCTCCGGCACCGTGAAAAAAGTTACCCGCGACAATGTGATCGTCGACCTGGGCAACAACGCTGAAGCGTTGCTGGCCCGCGAAGACATCATCTCCCGCGAAACCTTCCGTGTTGGCGTGCGTTTGCGTGCGCTGCTCAAGGAAATCCGCACCGAGAACCGTGGCCCTCAGTTGATCCTGTCGCGCACTGCGCCGGAAATGCTGATTGAGCTGTTCCGTATCGAGGTGCCGGAAATTGCCGAAGGCCTGATCGAAGTCATGGCTGCGTCCCGCGACCCGGGTTCGCGTGCCAAGATCGCGGTCCGCTCCAAGGACAAACGCATCGACCCGCAAGGCGCTTGCATTGGTATGCGCGGTTCGCGCGTCCAGGCAGTGTCGGGCGAATTGGGTGGTGAGCGTGTGGACATCGTCCTCTGGGACGACAACCCGGCGCAGTTCGTGATCAACGCCATGTCGCCGGCTGAAGTGGCGGCAATTATCGTTGACGAGGATGCCCATGCAATGGACATCGCCGTTGGCGCAGACAATCTGGCCCAGGCCATTGGTCGTGGTGGTCAGAACGTGCGTCTGGCCAGCCAGTTGACCGGCTGGACCCTGAACGTGATGACCGAATCGGACATCCAGGCTAAGCAGCAAGCTGAAACCGGTGACATCCTGCGCAACTTCATCGACGAGTTGGAAGTCGACGAAGACCTGGCGCAGGTGCTGGTAGATGAAGGCTTCACCAGCCTGGAAGAGATTGCCTACGTACCGTTGGAAGAAATGCTCAACATCGACGGCTTTGACGAAGACACCGTCAACGAGCTTCGCGCTCGGGCCAAGGATCGTTTGTTGACTAAAGCCATCGCTACTGAGGAAAAGCTGGCAGACGCCCATCCGGCCGAAGACCTGCTCTCGCTTGAGGGTATGGACAAGGATTTGGCGATGGAACTGGCGGTGCGCGGCGTAATTACCCGCGAAGACCTGGCCGAGCAGTCTATTGACGATCTGCTCGACATCGACGGCATTGACGATGATCGTGCCGGCAAGTTGATCATGGCCGCCCGAGCCCATTGGTTCGAGTAA
- the truB gene encoding tRNA pseudouridine(55) synthase TruB, whose protein sequence is MAQVKRIRRNVSGIILLDKPIGFTSNAALQKVRWLLNAEKAGHTGSLDPLATGVLPLCFGEATKFSQYLLDSDKGYETLMQLGKTTTTADAEGDVLQVRDVTVGRADIEAALPAFRGQISQIPPMYSALKRDGQPLYKLARAGEVVEREPRSVTIARLELLACEGDTARLAVDCSKGTYIRTLVEDIGEQLGCGAYVAELRRTQAGPFTLAQTVTLEELEAVHAEGGNEAVDRFLMPSDSGLLDWPLLHFSEHSAFYWLNGQPVRAPDAPKFGMVRVQDHNGRFIGIGEVSEDGRIAPRRLIRSE, encoded by the coding sequence GTGGCTCAGGTCAAACGTATCCGTCGCAACGTCAGCGGCATCATTCTGCTCGACAAGCCGATTGGCTTTACCTCCAATGCCGCGTTGCAGAAGGTCCGCTGGTTGCTCAATGCCGAGAAGGCCGGACACACCGGCAGCCTTGATCCCTTGGCTACTGGCGTACTGCCGTTGTGCTTTGGCGAGGCCACCAAGTTCTCGCAATACCTGCTCGACTCGGACAAGGGTTACGAAACCCTGATGCAACTGGGCAAGACCACCACCACGGCAGATGCCGAAGGTGATGTTTTGCAGGTTCGCGACGTGACCGTTGGTCGTGCTGATATCGAAGCTGCTTTACCTGCTTTTCGTGGGCAAATCAGTCAGATACCGCCGATGTACTCGGCTCTAAAGCGTGATGGGCAGCCCCTTTACAAGCTGGCACGTGCGGGCGAAGTAGTGGAGCGCGAACCGCGTTCTGTTACTATTGCGCGCTTGGAATTGCTCGCCTGTGAAGGTGACACCGCACGCTTGGCCGTAGACTGCAGCAAAGGCACTTATATCCGTACCCTGGTGGAAGATATTGGTGAACAGCTCGGTTGCGGCGCGTATGTAGCTGAACTGCGACGCACCCAGGCTGGCCCTTTCACCCTGGCCCAGACGGTCACGCTGGAAGAGTTGGAAGCCGTGCATGCCGAGGGCGGCAACGAAGCAGTTGATCGCTTCCTGATGCCATCGGACAGCGGTTTGCTGGATTGGCCATTGCTGCACTTTTCGGAACACAGCGCGTTCTACTGGCTTAACGGCCAGCCGGTACGCGCCCCGGATGCCCCGAAGTTCGGCATGGTGCGGGTACAGGATCATAACGGTCGCTTTATCGGTATCGGTGAAGTGAGCGAAGACGGGCGCATCGCGCCACGTCGACTGATTCGGTCAGAATGA
- the secG gene encoding preprotein translocase subunit SecG, which produces MLETVVVVFHLLAALGVVALVLLQQGKGADAGASFGAGASNTVFGSQGSSTFLSKFTAILAAGFFITSLGLGYFAKEKAHVLTQVGLPNPAVLEVPKAKPASDDVPVLQEQKSATPATDVPPAQEQK; this is translated from the coding sequence ATGCTGGAAACAGTCGTAGTCGTTTTTCATCTGTTGGCTGCCCTGGGCGTAGTTGCCCTGGTTTTGTTGCAACAGGGTAAAGGTGCGGATGCTGGTGCGTCTTTCGGTGCAGGTGCTTCAAATACTGTGTTCGGAAGCCAAGGTTCCTCTACCTTTCTTAGTAAGTTTACTGCTATACTTGCCGCCGGTTTCTTCATAACCAGCTTAGGGTTAGGTTACTTTGCTAAAGAGAAAGCTCATGTGCTGACTCAAGTAGGTTTGCCAAACCCAGCAGTGTTGGAAGTGCCAAAAGCAAAACCGGCTTCTGATGATGTCCCGGTGCTTCAAGAGCAAAAGTCGGCTACTCCAGCGACTGACGTACCTCCAGCTCAAGAGCAGAAGTAA
- the rimP gene encoding ribosome maturation factor RimP: MSSKLEELQALLAPVVVALGYECWGIEFSAQGRHSMLRVYIDKEGGVLVDDCAIVSRQISGVLDVEDPISVEYTLEVSSPGMERPLFTIDQFAKFAGEQVKIKLRSPFEGRRNFQGLLRGVEEQDVVVQVEDHEFLLPIDMIDKANIIPSFD, translated from the coding sequence GTGTCGAGCAAGCTAGAAGAGTTGCAGGCCTTGTTGGCCCCGGTGGTCGTGGCCCTAGGCTATGAATGCTGGGGTATTGAGTTTTCGGCTCAAGGTCGCCACTCAATGTTGCGCGTTTATATCGATAAAGAGGGCGGCGTGCTGGTGGACGATTGTGCCATTGTCAGCCGTCAGATCAGCGGTGTTCTGGATGTTGAAGATCCTATCTCCGTTGAATACACCCTCGAAGTTTCCTCGCCAGGCATGGAACGCCCACTGTTCACTATTGATCAGTTTGCAAAATTTGCCGGTGAACAAGTGAAGATCAAGCTGCGATCCCCGTTCGAAGGGCGTCGCAACTTTCAGGGCCTTCTGCGCGGTGTAGAAGAACAGGATGTCGTGGTGCAGGTAGAAGACCATGAGTTCCTGTTGCCGATCGATATGATCGACAAGGCCAACATTATTCCCAGTTTTGACTGA
- the glmM gene encoding phosphoglucosamine mutase has translation MTKKYFGTDGIRGRVGEFPITPDFMLKLGWAAGMAFRSMGACRILVGKDTRISGYMFESALEAGLSAAGADVMLLGPMPTPAIAYLTRTFHAEAGIVISASHNPHDDNGIKFFSGQGTKLPDEIELMIEELLDTPMTVVESSKLGKVSRINDASGRYIEFCKSSVPTSTNFAGLKIVVDCAHGATYKVAPSVFKELGADVTVLSAQPNGLNINENCGSTHMEQLQAAVLAEHADLGIAFDGDGDRVLMVDHTGAVVDGDDLLFIIARDLHERNKLQGGVVGTLMSNLGLELALADLGIPFVRANVGDRYVIAELLERNWQVGGENSGHVVCFQHTTTGDAIIAALQVLLALRRREESLAQARQALRKCPQVLLNVRFAGGENPIEHPAVKEACERATLAMAGRGRVLLRKSGTEPLVRVMVEGDDEIQVRGHAEDLAKLVTEVCA, from the coding sequence ATGACTAAAAAATACTTTGGCACCGACGGTATCCGTGGTCGGGTCGGCGAGTTTCCGATTACTCCTGATTTCATGCTCAAGCTTGGATGGGCGGCGGGTATGGCGTTCCGCAGCATGGGGGCGTGTCGCATCCTGGTGGGCAAGGACACCCGGATTTCGGGGTACATGTTTGAATCAGCGCTTGAGGCCGGCTTATCCGCCGCAGGCGCCGATGTGATGTTGCTGGGGCCAATGCCGACGCCCGCGATTGCATACCTGACGCGTACCTTTCACGCTGAGGCCGGTATTGTGATCAGTGCTTCGCACAATCCACACGACGACAACGGCATCAAGTTCTTCTCCGGCCAGGGCACCAAGTTGCCGGATGAGATTGAGCTGATGATCGAAGAATTGTTGGATACGCCGATGACCGTGGTCGAGTCCAGCAAGCTGGGCAAGGTGTCACGTATCAATGACGCGTCTGGTCGTTATATCGAGTTCTGCAAGAGCAGTGTGCCAACCAGCACCAATTTTGCCGGCCTGAAGATTGTTGTCGACTGCGCCCATGGTGCGACCTACAAAGTCGCGCCAAGCGTATTCAAGGAGTTGGGCGCAGACGTGACAGTGCTGTCGGCTCAGCCCAACGGATTGAACATCAACGAAAACTGCGGCTCCACCCATATGGAGCAGTTGCAAGCCGCTGTCCTGGCCGAGCATGCCGACCTCGGGATTGCCTTCGACGGTGACGGCGACCGTGTGCTGATGGTCGACCACACGGGTGCCGTGGTCGATGGCGATGATCTGTTGTTCATCATTGCCCGTGACCTGCATGAGCGTAACAAGCTGCAAGGCGGTGTCGTCGGTACGCTGATGAGCAACCTGGGGCTTGAGCTGGCGTTGGCAGACCTGGGTATTCCTTTTGTTCGCGCCAACGTCGGTGACCGGTATGTGATCGCCGAGCTGCTGGAGCGTAACTGGCAGGTAGGTGGTGAGAACTCCGGGCACGTGGTGTGCTTCCAGCACACCACCACCGGTGACGCGATTATTGCGGCGTTGCAGGTGCTATTGGCTTTGCGTCGCCGCGAAGAGAGCCTGGCCCAGGCGCGTCAGGCTTTGCGCAAATGCCCGCAAGTATTGCTGAACGTGCGTTTCGCAGGTGGGGAAAACCCGATCGAGCACCCTGCTGTCAAAGAGGCTTGCGAGCGCGCGACCCTGGCAATGGCTGGTCGTGGACGGGTATTGCTACGCAAGTCCGGCACAGAGCCTTTGGTGCGCGTCATGGTCGAAGGTGACGACGAAATACAGGTTCGCGGTCATGCCGAGGACCTGGCAAAACTGGTAACTGAAGTTTGCGCCTGA
- the rpsO gene encoding 30S ribosomal protein S15 produces the protein MALDVQEKAQIVADYQQAVGDTGSPEVQVALLTHNINKLQGHFKANGKDHHSRRGLIRMVNQRRKLLDYLKGKDLGRYQALIGRLGLRR, from the coding sequence ATGGCTCTCGACGTTCAAGAAAAAGCACAAATCGTAGCTGACTACCAGCAAGCTGTTGGTGACACTGGTTCGCCAGAAGTGCAAGTTGCACTGCTGACCCACAACATCAACAAGCTGCAAGGTCACTTCAAGGCCAACGGTAAAGATCACCACTCCCGTCGTGGTCTGATCCGCATGGTAAACCAGCGCCGTAAGCTGCTGGACTACCTGAAAGGCAAGGATCTGGGTCGTTATCAGGCTCTGATCGGTCGCCTGGGTCTGCGTCGCTAA
- the rbfA gene encoding 30S ribosome-binding factor RbfA — MAKEYSRTQRIGDQMQRELAQLIRREVKDPRVGLVTITAVEVSRDVGHAKIFITVMGQDNSEEIAQSIKVLNSAAGFLRMQLAREMKLRSVPQLHFHYDESVVRGAHLSALIERAVAEDNQHPSTPEDAKE; from the coding sequence ATGGCAAAAGAATACAGCCGTACCCAGCGTATCGGCGATCAGATGCAGCGTGAGCTGGCCCAACTGATCCGTCGCGAAGTCAAAGACCCGCGTGTTGGCCTGGTCACCATCACCGCTGTAGAAGTGAGCCGTGACGTCGGTCACGCGAAGATCTTCATCACCGTGATGGGGCAGGACAACAGCGAAGAAATCGCGCAAAGCATCAAGGTGCTCAACTCGGCGGCAGGTTTCCTGCGCATGCAGTTGGCCCGTGAAATGAAGCTGCGCAGCGTGCCCCAGTTGCACTTCCACTACGACGAAAGCGTCGTGCGTGGTGCGCACCTGTCGGCCCTGATCGAGCGCGCCGTGGCTGAAGACAATCAGCATCCGTCCACACCTGAAGACGCCAAGGAGTAA
- the pnp gene encoding polyribonucleotide nucleotidyltransferase has protein sequence MNPVIKKFQFGQSTVTLETGRIARQASGAVLVTVDDDVTVLVTVVGAKHADPSKGFFPLSVHYQEKTYAAGKIPGGFFKREGRPSEKETLTSRLIDRPIRPLFPEGFMNEVQVVCTVVSTSKKTDPDVAAMIGTSAALAISGIPFDGPIGAARVAFHESTGYLLNPTYEQLKASSLDMVVAGTSEAVLMVESEAKELTEDQMLGAVLFAHDEFQVVINAVKELAAEAAKPTWAWAPQAEATELLGAIRSEFGTAISDAYTITVKADRYARLGELKDQVVAKLSGEEGQPSSSEVKAAFGEIEYRTVRENIVNGKPRIDGRDTRTVRPLNIEVGVLPKTHGSALFTRGETQALVVATLGTARDAQLLDTLEGEKKDPFMLHYNFPPFSVGECGRMGGAGRREIGHGRLARRSVQAMLPAADVFPYTIRVVSEITESNGSSSMASVCGASLALMDAGVPMKAPVAGIAMGLVKEGEKFAILTDILGDEDHLGDMDFKVAGTAKGVTALQMDIKIKGITEEIMEIALGQALEARLNILGQMNQIIGQSRTELSENAPTMIAMKIDTDKIRDVIGKGGATIRAICEETKASIDIEDDGSIKIFGETKEAAEAARQRVLGITAEAEIGKIYVGKVERIVDFGAFVNILPGKDGLVHISMLSDARVEKVTDILKEGQEVEVLVLDVDNRGRIKLSIKDVAAAKASGV, from the coding sequence GTGAACCCGGTTATCAAAAAATTCCAGTTCGGTCAGTCGACCGTTACCCTCGAGACAGGCCGTATCGCCCGTCAAGCCTCCGGCGCAGTGCTGGTTACCGTTGATGACGACGTTACCGTATTGGTGACCGTTGTTGGCGCCAAGCACGCCGACCCAAGCAAAGGCTTCTTCCCTCTTTCCGTTCACTACCAGGAAAAGACTTACGCTGCCGGTAAGATCCCTGGCGGTTTCTTCAAGCGCGAAGGCCGTCCTTCCGAGAAAGAAACCCTGACTTCCCGACTGATCGACCGTCCGATCCGTCCGCTGTTCCCAGAAGGCTTCATGAACGAAGTGCAGGTTGTCTGCACCGTCGTTTCCACCAGCAAGAAAACCGATCCTGACGTCGCTGCGATGATCGGTACTTCGGCTGCCCTGGCCATCTCCGGTATTCCTTTCGATGGCCCGATCGGCGCAGCCCGCGTTGCTTTCCACGAAAGCACCGGTTACCTGCTGAACCCGACTTACGAGCAACTGAAAGCATCGAGCCTGGACATGGTCGTTGCCGGTACGTCGGAAGCCGTATTGATGGTTGAATCGGAAGCCAAAGAGCTGACCGAAGACCAGATGCTGGGTGCAGTACTGTTTGCTCACGACGAGTTCCAGGTTGTGATCAACGCTGTTAAAGAACTGGCTGCCGAAGCTGCCAAGCCGACCTGGGCCTGGGCTCCGCAAGCCGAAGCCACCGAACTGCTGGGCGCTATCCGCTCCGAGTTCGGCACTGCGATCTCCGATGCCTACACCATCACCGTCAAGGCCGACCGTTACGCTCGCCTGGGTGAGCTGAAGGACCAGGTTGTTGCCAAGCTGTCCGGCGAAGAAGGCCAGCCTTCTTCCAGCGAAGTCAAAGCAGCCTTCGGTGAAATCGAATACCGCACCGTTCGCGAAAACATCGTTAACGGCAAGCCTCGTATCGATGGCCGCGACACCCGCACCGTTCGTCCGCTGAACATCGAAGTCGGTGTTCTGCCGAAGACTCACGGTTCTGCACTGTTCACCCGTGGTGAAACCCAGGCACTGGTCGTTGCGACCCTGGGTACTGCCCGTGACGCACAGCTGCTGGACACCCTGGAAGGCGAGAAAAAAGACCCGTTCATGCTGCACTACAACTTCCCGCCGTTCTCGGTGGGCGAGTGTGGTCGCATGGGCGGTGCTGGTCGTCGCGAAATCGGTCACGGCCGTCTGGCCCGTCGTTCGGTCCAGGCCATGCTGCCTGCTGCTGACGTGTTCCCGTACACCATCCGTGTGGTGTCGGAAATCACCGAGTCCAACGGCTCCAGCTCCATGGCTTCGGTCTGCGGTGCTTCCCTGGCGCTGATGGACGCGGGTGTGCCGATGAAGGCGCCGGTTGCCGGTATCGCCATGGGCCTGGTTAAGGAAGGCGAGAAGTTCGCCATCCTGACCGACATCCTGGGCGACGAAGACCACTTGGGCGACATGGACTTCAAAGTGGCCGGTACCGCCAAAGGTGTTACCGCGCTGCAGATGGACATCAAGATCAAGGGCATCACCGAAGAGATCATGGAAATCGCCCTGGGCCAAGCCCTGGAAGCGCGCCTGAACATCCTCGGTCAGATGAACCAGATCATTGGTCAGTCCCGTACCGAACTGTCGGAAAATGCTCCGACCATGATCGCGATGAAAATCGACACCGACAAAATCCGTGATGTTATCGGTAAAGGCGGCGCGACCATTCGTGCGATCTGTGAAGAGACCAAGGCTTCGATCGACATCGAAGACGACGGCTCGATCAAGATCTTCGGCGAAACCAAGGAAGCTGCAGAAGCTGCGCGTCAACGCGTCCTGGGCATCACCGCTGAAGCCGAGATCGGCAAGATCTACGTCGGTAAGGTTGAGCGCATCGTCGACTTCGGCGCATTCGTCAACATCCTGCCAGGCAAAGACGGTCTGGTTCACATCTCCATGCTGAGCGACGCTCGCGTTGAGAAAGTGACCGACATTCTGAAAGAAGGCCAGGAAGTCGAAGTGCTGGTACTGGACGTGGACAACCGCGGCCGTATCAAGCTGTCCATCAAGGACGTTGCAGCAGCCAAGGCTTCGGGCGTTTAA
- the tpiA gene encoding triose-phosphate isomerase → MRRTMVAGNWKMHGTRASVAELINGLRHLALPSGVDIAVFPPCLHITQVVDGLKGKSIQVGAQNSAVEAMQGALTGEIAPSQLVDAGCSYVLVGHSERRQMMGERDGTLNRKFAAAQACGLIPVLCIGETLEQRESGKTLEVVSRQLGSIIEELGVGAFAKAVIAYEPVWAIGTGLTATPQQAQDVHAAIRAQLAAENSEVAQGVRLLYGGSVKAANAVELFGMPDIDGGLIGGASLNADEFGAICRAAGN, encoded by the coding sequence ATGCGTCGCACTATGGTAGCTGGTAACTGGAAGATGCACGGTACCCGCGCCAGTGTCGCTGAGCTGATCAATGGCCTTCGTCACTTGGCCTTGCCTAGCGGTGTTGATATCGCGGTGTTCCCGCCTTGCTTGCATATCACCCAAGTGGTGGATGGCTTGAAAGGTAAGTCGATTCAGGTCGGCGCGCAGAACTCCGCGGTGGAAGCCATGCAAGGTGCGTTGACCGGTGAGATTGCACCGAGTCAGCTGGTTGATGCGGGTTGTTCCTATGTGCTTGTCGGGCACTCCGAGCGCCGTCAGATGATGGGCGAGCGTGATGGGACACTCAATCGCAAGTTCGCAGCAGCGCAGGCTTGTGGCTTGATTCCGGTGTTGTGTATTGGGGAGACCCTTGAGCAGCGTGAATCGGGCAAGACTCTTGAGGTTGTCTCGCGTCAGCTTGGCAGCATCATCGAGGAGCTGGGTGTTGGTGCGTTCGCAAAGGCGGTAATTGCTTACGAGCCGGTCTGGGCCATTGGCACCGGGCTGACTGCTACACCGCAACAGGCGCAGGATGTGCACGCAGCCATCCGTGCTCAGTTAGCGGCAGAGAATTCTGAAGTCGCACAAGGTGTGCGGCTTCTATACGGCGGCAGCGTGAAGGCGGCCAATGCGGTCGAACTGTTCGGCATGCCGGATATCGATGGGGGGCTCATTGGTGGAGCTTCCCTGAATGCAGATGAGTTCGGTGCGATTTGTCGCGCCGCGGGAAACTGA